Genomic DNA from Candidatus Kaiserbacteria bacterium:
AATGCACTCGATCTCACCCTTCTCGCTGTACTCGGTTTTGGTTGTGTGACCTGTGTGGGCATTACACACGCGATAGCAGATGAAGAAGTCCCAGAAGCGATGCCTGCAGTCGAACGTGTAAGCGACCGAGCAGAAGAACGCGCAGAGATACGTGAAGAGCGTCATGGAGTGCTTGAGAGTCGTGCACAAGACCGCATCATTAACCTTGCGAGCAATGTCACGACACGACTTACCGCAGCACTCGACAGAATGAGTAATATCGCAACTCGCCTTGAGACTCGTATTAATAAATTAACAACTCTTGGTGTCGACACAGGAACAGCGCAATCCCGACTTCAAGAGGCGCGACGTGCTATCGAAGCCGGTAATACAAAACTAAAAAATACCCCCTCAGTAAGTAGTGCAATTCGGGGTGATTCTCCGCGAGAATCTTTTAGAGCTATTCGCGTTGAGCTTGTTGCGGTGCGAGACTTGGTGCGTGAGAGCCATATACTTCTTATTGATACAGTGACAATACTTAAAGAGGCAATACGCACTCATGAGTCAGGAAATGAAGTGCGTGATGCAGTAACCGCAAGCACTTCTCAAGAAACCGCGGAATAGTTATAGACTAATTTTTATTTTATGACCGATACAAACGAAATGCGAGCGACTGAAAATATTAATGTATCTCACCACAAACATCTTGGCCCCATACTTGGAGCACTTATTCTTACTCTTATTCTTATTTTAGGAGGATTATCTCTCTGGGGAAGCAAACTCAATCAAGAGGCCGTAATCGAGATCGATATCCCTGTTAATAATGAACCTGAAACCCCGCGTGCTGCCGCCGACCAAGCAATTTTGGAGACCGTAAGTACTTCAGATGAACTCAGTGCTATTGAGGCAGATTTAGGAAGTAGCAATCTCGAAGCACTCGATACCGACCTTACCACTATCGATGCAGAACTAAATGCGTCGTTAGAAATACCTGTAGTTGAGCGGTTTTAAAAGGAACAAAAAAATCCCTAGGTGTGCTTCGCACATCTGGGGATTTTTTCTGTTCGTTGGGGTGGTATTCTCACTATTTTCGTGTACACTATTCCGTTATGAAAGATGCAATACATGTAGACGTCACTATCGAAAAGAAGCCTGGGTCGCTCGTCGTACTAACCGGCGAAATCCCCTTTGAGGCACTCGAGAAACACAGAAAAAATTCTGTGGAAGCAGTGGGGAAAGAGATTTCTCTTGATGGTTTTAGAAAAGGGCATGTGCCTGAGCAGGTACTTTTACGCCATGTGGGTGAGATGGCAATCCTCACTGAAATGGCAGAACGCGCACTCCGCGAACAGTACCCGCTCATGGTTGTTGAACACACACTAGATGTCATTGGTTACCCACAAATCGGTATTACCAAACTCGCAAAAGATAATCCGCTCGGATTCTCTATCACTGTCGCCGTCGTACCTCAGATTACGCTTCCTGACTACTTTGGTATTGCGCGTGAATTGAATGCAAAAAAAGAGTCAAAAGAAGTAACTGAGGAAGAAGTAACTAAGCAAATCAGCGATATTCTTCGTCAAAAAATTGCATACGAAAAACTTCAGGCCAAGGCGCAACCGCAGGAAGATGGGGCTCTGGTAACTGAGGAAAAAGAGATTACTATTCCCGAGCTCACCGATGAGTATGTGAAGACCCTTGGAAAAGAAGGGCAATTTACCTCAGTTGAGGACTTCCGTACAAAGATTAAGGAACATCTCACGGTACAGAAAGCGCAGGATGTCGATTCTCGCCATCGCGCACAGATTACCGACAGTATCATCGAAAAAACTATTCTTGATTTACCGCAAGTAATGGTAGATGCGGAGATTGGCCAAATGTTTGCACAGATGGAAGACGACCTCACGCGCGCACAACTCAAAATGGATGATTACCTTGCACATGTGAAAAAAACCAAGGAAGATATGGTAAAAGAATGGACCCCGAATGCAGAAAAGCGTGCCAAACTCCAACTTGTTCTCAATGAAATTGCAAAGAAAGAAGATATTTCTCCCGATGCTGGCACACTCGATCACGAGGTATCGCATCTCATGGAGCGATACAAAGACGCAGACGAGAAGCGCGTACGTGTATACATAGCATCGGTACTTACCAATGAAGCAGTTATGAAGAAACTCGAAGAAATGGCGTAACAGATCATCTCACAAAGTATCGTGAAACGGCCCTGAAGCACGTAGCGTTTCAGGGCCGTTTCACTTTCCGATTCGTCACACTTCATTGACTTTCTACAAAAGTAATGTACTATTCTTTGTAGCAATTTTCTGTACGTCAACGCAGTACATTCCGAAGGAGGAAGCCATGAGTCTGATAGAAACCATTAACGCAAGTTCAATGGAACTCGAAGAAATTGAACAGCAAATGCGAGGTCTCGCTGAGAAAAAAGCGAACATACTTCACATGCTTCGAAGTGCCTCGACATACATTGGGGAAATCTTGGAATCGGGGAAAGTGAAGCCTGCCGCAATTCCAATTTCAAGTGTTGCCGGTCTTGATGATCTTTCACGCAAACATCTCAAGGATGCAGGTATCGAATTCCTCGAAGACATGGGAAAAATGACTGAACTGGAAGTCCAAAAAATCCCCGGGCTCGGAGCCCCCGCATTTGAGATCATTCGTTCAGTAATGCCCACTCACAACCTCAATTTTGCAACCTAGATTGCTCTAGTCCCCGCAGTTCCTTAAGACTATGTCTTAAGGAAATGCGGGGCATTTTTAATACACCCCTAGAAACTACTCACACAATTTGCTAGTATCAAACGTATATGGAAAAAGAATCAACAATCAATAGTTACCTCGTTCCCATGGTTATCGAGAAAACACAAGGCGGTGAGCGCGCTTTCGACATATTTTCTCGACTCCTCAAAGAACGCATCATTTTTATCACTGGTCCTATCGAAGACCACATGGCAAATCTTGTCGTTGCTCAACTCCTCTTTCTTGAGGCAGAAGACCCAAAGAAAGACATATTTATGTATGTTAATAGTCCTGGCGGTTCGGTGAGTGCTGGCCTTGGTATTGTGGACACCATGAATCATATTAAGCCCGATGTCGCGACTGTCTGCGTTGGACTCGCCGCTTCAATGGGTTCTATTATTCTTTCACAGGGCGCTAAGGGAAAGCGAAGTATTCTTCCAAATGCCGAGGTGATGATTCACCAACCATGGGGCGGTACACAGGGGCAGGCAACCGACATCGAAATCACCGCACGTCACATCCTCCGCACCCGCGAGCAACTCAACAAAATGCTTGCAAAAGCATCCGGCAAGACACTCGCACAAGTAGAAAAAGACACCGACCGCGACTTCTTCATGACCGCCGACGAAGCGAAACGTTACGGCCTTGTAGATACAGTGCTTAAGTAACTTAAATCAAAAATCCCTCGGCGCCAATGGCGTCGAGGGATTTTTATTATAATTCGACACCCACCAATTCTTCTGGTACTGTGATGAAGTCGATTTATTGAAAGGAGTAATCCGCGATCGATAGCGTTCCCATATATTCAGTTTCGCAATCGACCGCACAAACGTATGCCAGAATCATTTGTATTCGCGCTTGGCGCAGGAGTACTCGGCATCGCTATTGGATATTATCTCAGATACGTACATGCTCTCACACAGAAGGAATCTATTGAAATTTCCCTTAAAGGACGTGTTGTAGACGCAGAAGAAAAAGCAATAAAGATAATTGAAAAAGCTGAAGCGAAAGCCGAGACTTTAGAGAAGGAGAAAAAACAAGAGTTCAAAGAACAAGAAGAAAAACTGAACAAGACCGAAGAGCGCCTTATTCGTAAAGAAGAGTTGCTCGACAAAAGACAAATTGATGCAGACTCGCAAATTGAGGATGTACGTCAAAAAATTGAACAAATCAAAGACATCAAGACCCGTCTTGATGAACGCGAAAAAACAATCAGTACCAAACTCGAAGAAGTTGCAGGTCTTACCAAGGCTGCTGCCTACGAGCAACTTACCGGTACCTTAGAAAAAGAATACGAGGACGATTTGGTCTCTCGTATTAATAAACTCCACATGCGTGGAGAAGAGCAGTTTGATGAGCAGGCACGAAATATTATCACCTCAGCGATTCACCGTATTGGTAATTCGCTCCGTGTTGATATTATGAGTTCCACGATTGAACTGCCAAACGATGACATCAAGGGAAAGATTATAGGAAAGGAAGGTCGTAATGTACGTGCATTCGAACGAGCGACGGGAGTGGATGTACTCATCGATGAAACCCCTGGTCACATCACCCTTTCCTCATTTGACCCTGTACGTCGTGAGATTGCGCGCGTTGCTCTCGAAACTCTCCTCACGGATGGCCGTATCCAGCCTGCAAAAATTGAAGAAGTAGTGGAAAAAGCACGGAGCGAGGTAGGTACCATCGTTCGCAAAATGGGAGAAAAAGCTGCGTATGAAGCAGGAGTCACCAATCTCCATCCTGATCTCGTCAAGATTTTGGGACGTCTCCACTTCCGCACGAGTTATGGCCAGAACGTCCTTTGGCACTCAGTAGAAATGGCGCACATCGCTGCCATTATCGCAGAGGAAGTAGGTGCTGATGTGTACGTCGCACGTGCCGGTGCACTGCTTCACGATATCGGAAAAACGGTAAGCCAAGAAGTACAGGGTACCCACGTCGAAATTGGTATTCGTATTCTGCAGAAATACGGTGTTGATGAAAAAGTTATCATCGCTATGCGCGCACACCATGAGGAGTATCCATACGACACACCTGAATCAATCATTGTCCAAGTGGCTGATGCAATCTCAGGTGGCAGGCCAGGCGCTCGCCGCGACTCTATAGAGAATTACATCAAGCGGCTTGCGGAACTTGAAGAAATTGCAATGAAAATGCCTGGTGTTGAAAAAGCATTTGCAATTCAGGCAGGTCGTGAAGTGCGTGTTATTGTGAATCCAGAAAAAATTACGGACATTGAAGCACACAATCTCGCTCGCAGTATCGCAACCGACATTGAAGAAAAGTTGCGCTACCCTGGAGAGATTAAAGTGCACGTCATACGTGAATCTCGCTCTGTCGAGTACGCAAGGTAGTACGCTTATAAAAGTCCCCGCACTGACAAAAGTCATTGCGGGGACTTTTAATTAACCACAACACACAAAATTGTCACACGGAAGTGATTGCACATATAACACGGTGCTATATAATTGTTTGTAGCCATATTTTGGCATCACGTCCAATGCACATTATTATTCACGCCTATTAGTACACTATTTCATACACTATGAATAAGGCAGATATCATTGACAAGGTACACGAGGTCGTTGGTGGCACTCGTGCAGACGCAGAGCGAGCAGTGGAGACACTCATCGACTCTGTTTCAGAATCCTTGAAGAAGGGTAAGGAAGTATCAATCGCAGGTCTCGGAATCTTCGCAACGAAGACTCGAAACGCTCGCACAGGACGTAACCCACGCACCGGCGAAAGTATTGATATTCCTGCAATGCGCGTACCAAAGTTCCGCGCTGCAAAGGCACTTAAGGATGCAGTTAAGTAGTCTAACTCCTTTTAAAATCCCTGAGACGCTTCGCGTCTCAGGGATTTTAATTACCTCTCCCCTACTCACCCCTTATGCACACTAGGCAACATGCATAGAGGTGATATACTATATATGTAGCGGAGGTATTAACTTGGTTTCATGTACACCAAGCAACGCTATACAAAGAGAAATAGAATGTTTAGTTCTATGTCTCACCACAACAAAAGCCCCACGCGAGGGGCTTTTGTGTTTCTGGCCTACACCATTTCTTTTTTGGCAACGGTAGATATTTTTTCAATAAGACGACTTATATCTACTCCTGTCTTCGTGAGAAAGTAATAATGCTGGCGCGAGTCCAAAGTACACTGTCTACGCGATATAAAATGCGCCCCTTCCAATTCGCGGAGACGCATCGAGAGTGATGCAGTATTAATACGGAGCAATTCTTGAAGTTCCACAAAACGCTTCTCACCTCCTGTAAGCGTATAGAGGATAAGGAGCATATGACGCTTACTGAGAAGTTCAAACAACTGTGTTGCAGGACAAACATTTACGTTTTCTTCTTTCATGAGCGTATAGTAGCACAGACATATCACTTTACAAATTAAAGTGATTTGGTACACTATTAATACGTGTTTAGTACACACTCATAATAATTTATATGAAACATATTTATATTTCTGAAGATGCAGCGAAACTCATTCTCCGACTCTCTCTTGGTATCCTCATACTCTTTCATGGTATCGCTAAGTTGCAAAACCCTGAATCAATTGATTTTATCCAAGGACTACTTGCAGCAAAACACCTTCCTGGGTTTATTGCATATGGTATTTACGTAGGTGAGGTGGTAGCGCCACTTATGCTTATCATAGGTTTCCGCACTCGCTGTGCAGCAGGACTCATCGCCTTCACACTATTCATGGCAGTAGTTCTCGCACATCTCGACCAAGTCTTTTCACTCGCCAAGATGGGTGGTGGGTACGCGCTTGAACTTCAAGCACTCTACTTCTTTAGTGCACTTACTCTTATAGGTCTTGGCTCGGGCAAATATGCGCTTAAACCAGATAAGCCCTGTGAATGTTGCGAAGCAAAATAATCAACGACAGAATCATACTCTAATTCAAAAGCCCCGCGAGGGGTTTTTGATAAATATCTTTTCACTCTTATTCAGAAAAAGTTTGACACAAAAAGAAAGTTGCCATACGATACAGAAAGTTGAATCCACCTCCAGTTCTTGAACTGGTGTTCTTTATTTTTTCTATATGGTGTGGGACATATAGAGTATGAGGATGTCATGAACGCGTCAAAAGTGTACTTTGGAATTACCATACTGGCAGTCATCATTGGTGTATTACAATTGTTGAATATTCTGTACTGGGGGATCGACAGTCTTACTCACCTCCGAGGACATAAGATCAACATCTGGGTGGTTGCTTTTATCGATCTGATGTTCCTCGCGTACATCGGACTCACGGTAATCGGAGCATATAAGGAGCCTGCCCCGACACCAGAGTAATCTCCTTCGCTCCCCCCTATTGGCCCCCTGTTTTTTCGGGGGCTTTCTCATATATGAGACGGTTTTATTTTCCCCCTGCGCTCAGGTATTTACAAACCATAATATATGGGGTATTATTTTCTCAGTCAGTTATTTTAGTTCGAAGCATTCGTGCTTCTTTTTCAATGCAACAAAAATCTGTGAGGTGAGAAATGGGAAATGATGAAGAAAAAAGACTTTGCGTTACAATCTACAATCCTCCATGTGAGATTTCAGAAAGTACAGCAGAGACGCTAAACAAGATTCACGTACTTGCTGCGCAAGCAATTAGCGAAAAGTTGGCAATCGATCTGGACAGAATCAAAGTCCGGTCAATACACCAGTGCACCAAGACGAGCAGGTATCGTCACGGATTGCATTCCACATTATTGGTCCATTGCAACTGGTCCGATGGGTTGGATAACCGCTCAAGGGACAAGCAAGTTCAATCTGTGGTATTTCCGATTATCGGGGACCATTTTGGGGAAGAATACGACCCACAGTCAAAGAAAGCACTCATGTACAAAGGCAATGAGGCACTGTGGCTTATTCGAGACATTGCTTGGTTAGTCCTTGCTGGCCGAATAGCAGCCTAATAGCCCAACTGGTCCACCAACGTAAGCCGCCGTGTTCACTCACAGGCGGCTTCTTTATATCTTTTTATGTACATGAAAGTAATTTATATAATGCTTACACAAACAAAAAACTAAGGGGATTAGTCCTCCAGATGACTTTTTGAGAATTGATACTGATATAACTATCTCACTTGGGTGAAGGTCTAATGTCTATAGAGCACAGCATATGTACCTCTGCCTAACCAATACCTCAAAGCAATAAAACACATGTGTACTATCGGTTCATTTTTTGCTATTGAGTGAATACCAATCTAAGTCCCTCGTAATGTACATCACTATAGCGAGCACACCAAACAAAAGTACTGAACCAAAGAGTAATGAATATTGGTCCATCTGAAGAAGGATATACAAATACCCATACAAGGCAGTGAGGAGTATCCCTATTGAGAAGGCACGCTTCTTCGCTTTGAGGACACTGAGACAGTAACCTGTAATCAATAGTGTCGTTGCAATTGCAGCGACAAAATATGCAGGAAGAAACCCAATTATTTCAGCGAAGGAAAGGAGGAGCAGATAAAACAATGCGATAGCTAATCCCACGAGTAAGTACTGTAGGGGATGAATTCTTAAACCAGCCAACACCTCATACATGAAGAACGTGAGGAAAGTGAGACTGATAAATAGAATGGAATACTTAATAGATCGATCAATCATGGTGTACAAATCAACCTCCTGATAGAGACCTACCCCAAATGATTTAGAAAGAAGTAATTCGTTGGTAACTATTGATGAATTACTGAGCCAGTACTGAGGTATGTTCTTGCCATACGCGGTGATTTTCCACGTCGCTCCGAAACCATTTTCCGTAATAGTTCTTTCCTCGGGCAAAAACTCGCCCGTAAAGCTAGGTGCATTCCAATCTGATTTTACGACAACACTTGTATTTTCTCCGAGTGGTAAAAAAGATATTTCACGACTTCCTTTGAGCGGTAAGGTAAACGAAAAAGGGTGGTTGGGTCGGCTAGGGTCTAGGTTGATATTTGTATGCACTCCACCGCCATCCAGTGTAGAAAAATCTGAAGAAGGCAACATCTGATAGGTGTTATTCGAAAGGATGAAATCAAACATCGACGTAATACCACGCGTATCAGATACATTTATTGAGACTACTGCCTTATTCCATAGTATGCGTGTATCGGATGATTCTTGCAGTGCTATATCAGAAAGATCAAAATTACCGGTTCCACTCACGATAGTTGTGTAGACTGGGGTTTCGTACACACCTCTTGTGAGTAACTGGGTTTCAATGTTGCTTTCATAGGTCAATGTCTCCGGTAAAAGGGTAAGGGTAGTTGTATTCACTACTCGTTCACCAGTGGTGGTGATGGTTGTTTTCTCTACCGGAACAGTGATTACTGGCCCCGCAATTACTTGCGGCCGACTCCATTGTTCAGAAATCTCATTGGAAGCAGTTTCTTGTCTATTTTCTCTATCTTGTATGACTCCCCATACAAACATGGTTGCTGCCCACGAAATAACCACGAGTACTGCAAGCGCTATAAGTTTACCAGTCAGATTGTTACTTGGGTGTGAATTGAGAGATATTTCATTCATGTTTGATATATTTTATTACAGCCTATTCCGAAATTAATGCTCGTTCTCTCATTTTTAACCCCCAAACAGGTTTATTAGTTACGTTGGTTCAGTATGTTTTTTGTAATTATCACCACTGATTTGATAGAACTCCTTGGATTTTTCAATAACTCTACAAATTGTGTTCCGAATGGCTTACTTAAAACGAAAACAGCCTCCTATGGAAAACTTATGTCTTCGCCCAGGAAGCTGGTGAGTTAATCCCATTCATCTGATGGGTAGTGGAATGTGACGTAATAGCCCAATATTACGATGAGGATGCCGGCCAAAATAAACGCGATGTGAAGAAAATTTGCTTGATCAGTTATATTCCTTTCGATTACAAAAATCCTGCTGAAAATAAACGAAATTGTGGTACCTATAACTACCACAACAATTCCAGCACACCTGTGATCAACTCCCAAATACGAGTACTCGGTTCGTTTCCATAGACCAATACAGAAGAACCATATACTTGCACATAAAAGAAGTGCGTCACCGACGAAGGGTGGTCGTATCGGATAGAAATAGATGGTGCTAATGCTCAAGAAAAAAAGCACAACACCCACATACGTTACTAACTTCTTTTCGACATAAATTTGCATGGATCACCCCTTTTGCAAAGAACACCCAATCCAAGTTGGGAATAGAGAAAAGATACCTCATAATTTGATTTTGTCAAAAAATGCATCCGGGTCTTCCATAGAACCTGTCCACCCCGCACATACGAAAAAACCCGTGAGGGCTTATTTCATATGTGCGGGATGGGGGAATCGAACTCCCGACCAGAGTTTGGAAAACTCTTATTTTACCACTAAACTAATCCCGCAATCATTTTGTATGAATCTTTCACACAAAGACAAATAAGTATACTAAATGTTGCACATTGGGCAACGCTCTAATTACTTATTTCGGATGATTCTAGCACTTCTTGCATATATGCGCCAATCTGGCGTGCGAGCATTACTCCAAATGCTTTATTCCCTCTCGAATGGACAGTAACGTGTGCTGTTCCATACGGATGAATACCACTTCTTTTCCTATCTTTTCCGACCCTCTTGTCAATACATACTGATTGTAATTGTGTTCTGGAAAAACCCGTCTTTTTCAACCAAAACTCCTCAGATTCATGAATATTTGAGTCGGGGTATAGATGTATCCTAATGGTGAAGTTTGTATGATCCAATCCGAAAGATTCAAGCCAGCGTATATATAAATTAATTACTCGATAATCACTATTTACTAATCGAGTGATATCATGTGTCTTACTTCCCTCTCCGATATAGGTGCCGAGTCCAAGGAAAAACAAGTCACGAAATGAGATAATTCCTATATCCTTTTTCGCTCTCTCCCTTGCCTCTTCATATGTTTTTTTCTTTGCCAGCGATTTTGTAAGCAAAGAAGCAGATCGTGCTTTACCAATCGCTGCGATTGTTTTTTTATTCGGTGTGTAAGGGATACGTGAAAGATGGTATGAAAGCGTACTTACAGAAAGTCCTGTTTTCTTGGCAATATGGGTATATGAATAACCACGTTCTCGAAGTTTGATTGCTGTATCCTTAGCACTCATTACAATAATTGTATCACCTGTTACCCATCTGGTCATTACCATTCGAGTTGATATACGAGTGTTATACAATCAGTCAAATATGGTCGTGCTTACATTTCTTCAAAACATTGTCGTATCAGTGCTTGTAGGCTACCTC
This window encodes:
- the clpP gene encoding ATP-dependent Clp endopeptidase proteolytic subunit ClpP translates to MEKESTINSYLVPMVIEKTQGGERAFDIFSRLLKERIIFITGPIEDHMANLVVAQLLFLEAEDPKKDIFMYVNSPGGSVSAGLGIVDTMNHIKPDVATVCVGLAASMGSIILSQGAKGKRSILPNAEVMIHQPWGGTQGQATDIEITARHILRTREQLNKMLAKASGKTLAQVEKDTDRDFFMTADEAKRYGLVDTVLK
- the rny gene encoding ribonuclease Y; protein product: MPESFVFALGAGVLGIAIGYYLRYVHALTQKESIEISLKGRVVDAEEKAIKIIEKAEAKAETLEKEKKQEFKEQEEKLNKTEERLIRKEELLDKRQIDADSQIEDVRQKIEQIKDIKTRLDEREKTISTKLEEVAGLTKAAAYEQLTGTLEKEYEDDLVSRINKLHMRGEEQFDEQARNIITSAIHRIGNSLRVDIMSSTIELPNDDIKGKIIGKEGRNVRAFERATGVDVLIDETPGHITLSSFDPVRREIARVALETLLTDGRIQPAKIEEVVEKARSEVGTIVRKMGEKAAYEAGVTNLHPDLVKILGRLHFRTSYGQNVLWHSVEMAHIAAIIAEEVGADVYVARAGALLHDIGKTVSQEVQGTHVEIGIRILQKYGVDEKVIIAMRAHHEEYPYDTPESIIVQVADAISGGRPGARRDSIENYIKRLAELEEIAMKMPGVEKAFAIQAGREVRVIVNPEKITDIEAHNLARSIATDIEEKLRYPGEIKVHVIRESRSVEYAR
- a CDS encoding HU family DNA-binding protein; translated protein: MNKADIIDKVHEVVGGTRADAERAVETLIDSVSESLKKGKEVSIAGLGIFATKTRNARTGRNPRTGESIDIPAMRVPKFRAAKALKDAVK
- a CDS encoding helix-turn-helix transcriptional regulator, with product MKEENVNVCPATQLFELLSKRHMLLILYTLTGGEKRFVELQELLRINTASLSMRLRELEGAHFISRRQCTLDSRQHYYFLTKTGVDISRLIEKISTVAKKEMV
- a CDS encoding DoxX family protein, which produces MKHIYISEDAAKLILRLSLGILILFHGIAKLQNPESIDFIQGLLAAKHLPGFIAYGIYVGEVVAPLMLIIGFRTRCAAGLIAFTLFMAVVLAHLDQVFSLAKMGGGYALELQALYFFSALTLIGLGSGKYALKPDKPCECCEAK
- the creD gene encoding cell envelope integrity protein CreD — encoded protein: MNEISLNSHPSNNLTGKLIALAVLVVISWAATMFVWGVIQDRENRQETASNEISEQWSRPQVIAGPVITVPVEKTTITTTGERVVNTTTLTLLPETLTYESNIETQLLTRGVYETPVYTTIVSGTGNFDLSDIALQESSDTRILWNKAVVSINVSDTRGITSMFDFILSNNTYQMLPSSDFSTLDGGGVHTNINLDPSRPNHPFSFTLPLKGSREISFLPLGENTSVVVKSDWNAPSFTGEFLPEERTITENGFGATWKITAYGKNIPQYWLSNSSIVTNELLLSKSFGVGLYQEVDLYTMIDRSIKYSILFISLTFLTFFMYEVLAGLRIHPLQYLLVGLAIALFYLLLLSFAEIIGFLPAYFVAAIATTLLITGYCLSVLKAKKRAFSIGILLTALYGYLYILLQMDQYSLLFGSVLLFGVLAIVMYITRDLDWYSLNSKK
- a CDS encoding helix-turn-helix transcriptional regulator, giving the protein MSAKDTAIKLRERGYSYTHIAKKTGLSVSTLSYHLSRIPYTPNKKTIAAIGKARSASLLTKSLAKKKTYEEARERAKKDIGIISFRDLFFLGLGTYIGEGSKTHDITRLVNSDYRVINLYIRWLESFGLDHTNFTIRIHLYPDSNIHESEEFWLKKTGFSRTQLQSVCIDKRVGKDRKRSGIHPYGTAHVTVHSRGNKAFGVMLARQIGAYMQEVLESSEISN